The sequence CCGAGAAACTGAATTTCTGGCTGGACAACCCTTCTCCAATTTCCTTGACTTGGGATCAGGTGAAGCACTGCAGGGAAGCCCTCACCTCGTTGAAGGACAAGTTTGACCACACTCCTGAGAGTATCACCCACGAGTTCAAACTCTTAGAGGTTCAACTTCAATTCCCCCTAACTTATGCCACGTCATTATACGACACTTATATtggaacaaaagaaaaaagaaaatcgtgttttatgttttatgttgCACTGACTGTAATGTTTTCAGGCTAACAGGGCAGTAACAGAAAGTGAGACCGATAAAATATGCGCCGTAGCTCTTGATCGTGACAATTTTAGCAAAAATCGACACGACGTTTATCCACGTAAATTTCCCACTTATACACCGCATGGCATGCC comes from Glycine soja cultivar W05 chromosome 20, ASM419377v2, whole genome shotgun sequence and encodes:
- the LOC114402669 gene encoding protein-tyrosine-phosphatase PTP1-like isoform X2, encoding MATNTTTASSSVVFSPEKLNFWLDNPSPISLTWDQVKHCREALTSLKDKFDHTPESITHEFKLLEANRAVTESETDKICAVALDRDNFSKNRHDVYPRPLEESYGGEMVVHSITVY
- the LOC114402669 gene encoding protein-tyrosine-phosphatase PTP1-like isoform X1 — encoded protein: MATNTTTASSSVVFSPEKLNFWLDNPSPISLTWDQVKHCREALTSLKDKFDHTPESITHEFKLLEANRAVTESETDKICAVALDRDNFSKNRHDVYPLDKNRIILKSTHGYINASPMSV